The Culex quinquefasciatus strain JHB chromosome 2, VPISU_Cqui_1.0_pri_paternal, whole genome shotgun sequence genome contains the following window.
agttttcaacctCATTTTAGTGggcaaacgtcagcctgcatacattttgccttgtttgcaaGTTGGCCGCAAataagtttgcgagtttggcaaactgtcaaacacgaaaaagtttgtttgtttgtttgccgtagtgtaatagctccttaactCAAACAAAAATGAGTTGTACCCGACCCGGAATATGCAGGGTTGACTAATACAGAAAACCAAATAAGAATCCGAGGTACTTTCAGGTTTTCTATAGTTATGAGTAAAACTTTATAGATaaacacacgactgatggcgGTTCTGACGAAAATCCaatatttaacttcatttttactACAAATAAGTTATGGACAGCAACAACCAAGCACAAGGAATGAGTAATTGCAATGATCACTTGAATGTAACAAATGATGCCAATAGATTGACTCAAAGGTAGGAACATGAAGTCCGTACTTGAGATATATACTAGGGTGGTCCATATCTGGGTAACCCTGGTGCTACAACCTGAAAtgaaagattgacccatcactaggctgaactccaaatttgagctcattctgaccatggGCCCCTCCCTGTAAGcccttaaaatttgtatggggaaaatcgtcaaaatgtttgagaaaagcaactgttgcAGTTTTTTCCTTACGATTTCTCGGGTGTAGAACTTTTATTCAATTTGCAACAacttaaaaaagtacaaatttattaattttaacattAGAAGTTCAAACGTCTGAACCTCGTTTAAAATATGAGGACTCAATGAAACATGTTGTTGAAGGTATTAGCAATACTCGAAATGAAACTTGTCAGATCTACATACCGCCGGAACAGATTAACAAATACTCGCATCGAAAGCGTGTTTTCAAATGAAGTCGGTGGACCGGACGAAAACCCGAGAAAGGATCCCCAGGTTGAGTTAAGTAATGTTTGGATGTGAGCTTTGAATTCAATGCCAAGTTTCATGCTGCGATCTGTTGTTCCTAGAACACGACTGATAGACTTTTAGTGTCACGTTATTCACATGTTGACTCGATAACTGCAGTAGCCAAAATAAGAATTAAGATGCGAGCGTTTACAACAAAGATGAAATGCATTAAACCCATAGTACTTTGAACCAAGACGCACGTTTTCGGCGGCCAACAGTTTACAAAGTTGACAATTGACATTTTCTGCGGCCTTCCCTTACTCCGGTCAAACCTGCAATCAAAGGAGAATTGAGGGTCGAGTTGAAATATCGTTGtagtgatagaaaaaaaaaaaacagactttcCGTAACCGACCCTCCAATGAAACATTGCGAGAATAACCTATGTGTAAATCTTGAACACAAAAGAGGTTTAAGACATCACAATGATACAGACTCGTACCAAGTTGTTAAAACTTGACGTCTGTACTTGAAAGGGCTTTAAAATAGATTAATCTTTTTCGTTTAAGGGAAAGCATaacaagaaattttagaaaaaaaaatcaaaagtaatATGAGAATATGTATTATAAAATATGGCGAAACGTGTTGTGTGTCCGTAGATCTTTGACGTTTTTCGACGTATAACCAAAGTCTGTGAAACCAAATCACAGCAGGCGGTTTGCCGCCGTTCTCGGAGTCCTTGCATTGGAGCTCACCTTTTTCTCGGTTTCAACAAAGACTTCTTAACTTTTTTTGAGTGACATAGAGTGTGCTTTTGGTCGACCCTCGAAACCACGTGTTTGCAAGGTCTTTCCCGTTCCCGAATGTggagatttttgagaaaaagctAAAGAAACAGACAACCACGCGCTTTGAGCAGTTTTCTACAgaaaatggagcctaacatttcaaaaggacacataacttttgtaaacaatagtgtatccctttcacttgaatgacagtttacataaagtgtgaaagggacacactcttgtctaaaaaagttatgtgccctaaaaaaaatggcaagcacgaaatgTTGCTCAAAGTGTAAGCAGTACTCGAAATGAAGCTTGTCAAATATAAACACGTCAAAACATGTATTCACATGAGGTCGTGACGCTGCTCTGGTGTCACACGCACGATATGCTGAAAGTCGGAGCTAGCAGTTCTTTGCTTTTACTGCCGGGACCCTACCGATCTTTACccgagggcttttgttaatttgatttggttaacccgGTTAACCGGAGGGCTTTTGTTACTTttatttggttaaccgcggtggattttcttgaaataattcgaactgtcaaaaatccaccaaagcatctacccgtggatacttttctaccacagatttttttgcgatcaatgtggtagatgctttggaggatttttgacagttcgaattatttcaagaaaatccaccgcggttaaccaaatgaaattaacaaaagccctccgaTCTGCAAATGTCATGGCAATCATGAATAAGCCAAGGTGCTGCTATAATTGCTTTTCACAACTGCATTCGGTGGCCAAGTGCCCCAAAGGGGTAAGATGCCTTGCCATACCAACTTTCACGGATTACTATAATAGTTTATTCGTTTCGAATAAAAACAATCCCCAGGTTATCAACAGTTAAGCTTTATTTGAGTGTGTTTCAACGCCAAATTTTACAAGATACTTGCTACTTGCATGCGTAGCAAAACAACTTACAGTGAAGGAACGAAAACACGACTAAACGTTTTCTTTTGTCAAGTTATCTGTAATATCAGTCATTTCAATAATTTATCAGTTTGACTTGATAATTACGTTTATTAACTTTCTTGTTTGAACACTGAAATCCGTACTTGAAATGGTAAATTCTCGAATAATCAATTTGTCAATACACCAACCCTAATTCGTCGCGCTTTTGTACTGTGTGTACCGTTTGTAAGGATGTTAGTAAAACGCGACTTTCGAAAGGTTAAGTAACAATCAGAGAAGCTTTATGAACTTACCGTTGGTAATGATTTGGTTCGGCTCAAACGACAGCTCTCCGTCGTTCTCCGCCAGACACGCATACAGTGTCCTCACCCGCCTAAAACGAATAAAACGAGTTATCCTTGGAATAGGCTCGCCATACCGTTGTGCCACTTACAGATTGTCCCTCGGCGTCACCAGCTTCGTGTGCCGGGTTAGCCCCTTCATGCGCTGCGTCTTCTTCGGGATATAACCTTGACTAGCATCGTCCCGTTGAATGTTGAACTTACTCAGCGCACTACTGACCAATCCAACGCTTCCGTTGCCCGAGCCCGCGTACTCCCAGCTGGGCATCACCGCCCGACTGCTGCCGTACGAATGGTTCAGATCCCGACTAGACGACGAACAGACGGACTCGTTCGAACTGCTGGTGGAGTTTATCCGATCGTAGATGGACAGCTCTTTGCGGGTGCTGGTCAGGTTCGAATCACTGCTGGTCATCGGGTTCGGATGGCCGCCCAGTTTGTGCATGCCCGTCGTGGCACCGTAGATGCTGTCCGATCCGGCACTCCCGCCGCGGATCATCGCCGACGGGTCGCCCCGACTGTGCAGCAGGTGACTCTGGTAGGTACTTTGATAGATCGGATTGTTACCGCCGCCtccaccccctccccctcctcctcctcctcctcccccgcCATCCTGCCTCACCAACTGCTGGTGATTGTGACCAGGCGGTGGTGGACTGTTGTGGCTGTTGATGGTGATCGTGGAGGGTGCCGACTTGAGGTACGTGCTCTCCCGCGTGTCTATGCTAATTTCCCGCGGGGACAGCGTCGTGTCGCGCAACAGCGACGGCGTGGAACTGTTGATCGACGAGATGATCTTCGGTTTCGCCTCGTAGGTGGGATAGTGATTGGTTCCTTTGCTGTACAGCGACAGCCCGTTGGAGATGTTCTGCAGGCTCGACGACATAACCGGCTCGGTGTAATTTGACTTGGCAACGACCCGCACCACGGGCTGGGAATAAGTAGCGCTGCGTTCTTTGGCATAGCTCCCGCCGACGATACTGAGGCCGCCgccacctcctcctcctccgctgCCGATTCCGGCGTACGATCGCTGCATCGCTAACGGTGGGCTCGTGTTTGTGTGGGGCCTAAAAGCGATAAACAACCAAGTTAATCACTGCTCATGGTGAGAGTTGACTCAGAAAACTTTGCAACTAGCAGATTGATACGAAAGCCCAAGAAGTTTTTATTCCAAATACCTCAACGCATGCAAAGGTTCCCCAAACGATACGGATAGCCGCTTCGAACTGATCGTTCGTGTGTCACCATTGTTAAGAACAAAGCTGTTTCTTCGAAATAGGAAGCTTCTTCTTTTTTCGTAAATCGTAACAAAGTAATGTTAGTAAAAGAAAGTGAAAAATCACCCATATAAAAACACATCTAGAGCAAAACTTACAAATAGTCCGTGCTCTTGCCCGGCTgcgttttgaagattttgtcgTAGTTATCAATCAGGATCTCTATCACAACGTTGTTGAACTTGATGTCTAATATGGCAGCGACGGTTTCCTCCGCGGAGCGCAGCAGCGTTGGCCCGAACACGACGCCCAGGTTGAACACGGACATCTTGTTCTTGTCCGACTTGAGGGCCACGCTGTAACGGAACGAAATAAGGTTGGGAAGGATTAGTGGCGTTCGTTCTGCATTGACGGCAATGATCCGAAAATAAGTTGTTTCGATTCCTTCCCGATTGCCGACAGTTTTAACCGAGTAATTATTATTCGTTACGTTATCTAAGAGTAGTTGAGAAAAATCAGAAATTATCTataaattacaaaaagcttAGAAACTTCTTAAATCATGAAAatcgtttgaaatatgtttgGTGCAAACCATCTGAAATCgtacaaaattgtttaaaatttccgA
Protein-coding sequences here:
- the LOC6050587 gene encoding rho GTPase-activating protein 26 isoform X3: MLEREYLQESLSYVLGIQEVQERIKFEFVEIILRFISDWLVFYHLGHEVAEDAKDYLSDLQLKVQKTRENFDETRQKAQELKHRYMESKMKPESEYTKQGYLFLMEKSKIKAFTATWSKYYCTYKKQSKKFSMLQFNQISGRSQSSTEVLTLASCTRRLSEFEKRYCFDLIFEERPAITYTFQALSEEDRKAWLNAMDGKEPTYLAPATNHNEDGHLDEVGFAFVRKCIEVLERRGLEEEGLYRIGGVSTKITKLLNMGLDRKKTEKDRLMFFNDEQSSDVLESKTIASALKHYLRNLNEPLMTFRLHHSFISSAKQETRQGRLSDVHQLIHRLPKNHFEMLDIVIRHLKSVALKSDKNKMSVFNLGVVFGPTLLRSAEETVAAILDIKFNNVVIEILIDNYDKIFKTQPGKSTDYLPHTNTSPPLAMQRSYAGIGSGGGGGGGGLSIVGGSYAKERSATYSQPVVRVVAKSNYTEPVMSSSLQNISNGLSLYSKGTNHYPTYEAKPKIISSINSSTPSLLRDTTLSPREISIDTRESTYLKSAPSTITINSHNSPPPPGHNHQQLVRQDGGGGGGGGGGGGGGGGNNPIYQSTYQSHLLHSRGDPSAMIRGGSAGSDSIYGATTGMHKLGGHPNPMTSSDSNLTSTRKELSIYDRINSTSSSNESVCSSSSRDLNHSYGSSRAVMPSWEYAGSGNGSVGLVSSALSKFNIQRDDASQGYIPKKTQRMKGLTRHTKLVTPRDNLRVRTLYACLAENDGELSFEPNQIITNVKRSNEPGWLEGTLNGKSGLIPENYVEVLK